CAGAAGAAGCTAAAATTACTAATATTTCATTTGACGAAGTTACATGTGAGGTTATAATTGAAGCTAAAAAGCCTGGTCTTGTTATTGGAAAATATGGAGTTACTTCTAGAGAAATTGTTAAAAATACTGGTTGGGCTCCAAAAATTCTAAGAACTCCTCCAATATCTTCTGAAATTATTGAAAGGGTTAGAAACACTCTTAAACACAATAGTAAAGAGCGAAAGAAGATACTTCAAGATCTTGGTGCTAGGATTCATCAAGGATCTAAATATGAAAATGAATGGGCAAGATTAACTTCCATGGGCGGATTTAGGGAAGTAGGAAGATCTTGTATGCTCCTTCAAACTCCAAATAGTCGAGTACTTCTTGATTGTGGGGTTAATGTTGCAGGTGACGAAAAAAATGCTTATCCTTTTCTCAATGTGCCTGAATTTTCATTAGCTGATCTTGATGCAGTTGTAGTTTCTCATGCTCATTTGGATCATACTGGATTTTTACCTTATCTTTATCATTATGGTTATGAGGGCCCTATCTATTGTACAACACCTACTAGGGATCTTATGACTTTATTACAAATGGATCATATCGATATTGCACATAGGGAAGATGATCCATTACCTTTCAACATAAAACACGTTCAAAAAAGTATAAAACATACAATAACTCTTGATTATGGCGAAGTAACTGATATATCTCCTGATATACGTCTCACCCTTCACAATGCAGGACATATTCTTGGTTCAGCTATGGCTCATATGCATATTGGGGATGGTCAGCATAATATGGTTTATACTGGAGACTTCAAATATGAAAGAAGTAGACTTTTAGAACCTGCTACTGTAAGATTCCCTAGAGTAGAAACTGTTGTTATGGAAAGTACTTATGGTGGTCATGAAGATGTTCAACCTTCTAGGAATAATGCTGAAAAGCAAATGATGAAAACTATTTATAAAACTCTTAAACGTGGAGGGAAAGTTCTTCTCCCAGTATTTGCTGTAGGAAGGGCACAAGAGTTAATGATTGTTCTAGAAGAATATATGCGTCATGGAATGATTGAAGAAGTGCCTATTTATATTGATGGGATGATTTGGGAAGCTACAGCTATTCATACTGCAAGACCTGAATAT
This genomic stretch from Methanobrevibacter sp. TMH8 harbors:
- a CDS encoding beta-CASP ribonuclease aCPSF1, yielding MTSEILEEIKKTIVQRLPERVQVAKVEFEGPEVVIYTKNPEIITENGDLIRNLAKDLRKRIIIRSDKSVLLDPEKTIDKIHEIVPEEAKITNISFDEVTCEVIIEAKKPGLVIGKYGVTSREIVKNTGWAPKILRTPPISSEIIERVRNTLKHNSKERKKILQDLGARIHQGSKYENEWARLTSMGGFREVGRSCMLLQTPNSRVLLDCGVNVAGDEKNAYPFLNVPEFSLADLDAVVVSHAHLDHTGFLPYLYHYGYEGPIYCTTPTRDLMTLLQMDHIDIAHREDDPLPFNIKHVQKSIKHTITLDYGEVTDISPDIRLTLHNAGHILGSAMAHMHIGDGQHNMVYTGDFKYERSRLLEPATVRFPRVETVVMESTYGGHEDVQPSRNNAEKQMMKTIYKTLKRGGKVLLPVFAVGRAQELMIVLEEYMRHGMIEEVPIYIDGMIWEATAIHTARPEYLSKDLRDQIFHMGRNPFISEAFHKVQNINERKDLVEGEPCIILSTSGMLTGGNSVEYFKWLSEDEKSTLIFVGYQSEGSLGRRIQKGWKEIPLKEEGKTKVYNVKMEIKTIEGFSGHSNRRQLMEYVKKLSPRPEKVIMCHGDAYKTMDLASSVHRSYKIETKTPLNLECTRIQ